A portion of the Lolium rigidum isolate FL_2022 chromosome 1, APGP_CSIRO_Lrig_0.1, whole genome shotgun sequence genome contains these proteins:
- the LOC124701942 gene encoding uncharacterized protein LOC124701942 → MLFRFGLYTSIRGFHGSAWRNFINRNLHAADDGGGRLFLPAWLAARRRTSVLHSASRVGDRGFAFAVRLRDATTVKMLKSVLSPEKVKVSAASAHGSLAGGMRRVEEQGIFGCDEEVIPTGAPPCNPPPLAELPPYRRSWPESGTTPNAFPPRPCSGFSATLPHHKLSCP, encoded by the exons ATGCTATTCCGTTTTGGACTTTACACGTCCATTAGAGGGTTCCATGGTTCAGCCTGGCGCAATTTCATCAACCGCAATCTCCATGCTGCTGATGACGGTGGAGGCCGTCTCTTCCTCCCGGCTTGGCTGGCGGCACGCAGGAGGACATCGGTACTGCATTCTGCATCCCGAGTTGGAGACCGGGGCTTCGCCTTCGCTGTCCGCCTCCGCGACGCCACAACAGTGAAGATGCTCAAGTCAGTGCTGTCGCCAGAGAAAGTCAAGGTCTCAGCGGCCTCGGCGCACGGGAGCCTTGCAGGCGGCATGAGGCGCGTCGAGGAGCAG GGCATTTTCGGATGTGACGAGGAGGTCATCCCCACCGGAGCTCCACCCTGCAATCCTCCCCCCCTGGCCGAGCTCCCCCCTTACCGACGGTCGTGGCCTGAGTCGGGTACTACTCCGAATGCCTTCCCGCCGCGCCCCTGCTCTGGCTTCTCTGCCACACTTCCTCATCATAAGTTGTCCTGCCCCTGA